One genomic window of Haloarchaeobius salinus includes the following:
- a CDS encoding ArsR/SmtB family transcription factor, giving the protein MATTERLERLITDERGSCCDGDVDARIRELDAVRERATLDRTPTDTAVFDALSTETRLDIVRLLDAAEDELCVCELEPLVDVSDSAVSHALSTLTDAGLVARRKEGRWRYYRTTDRAEALLAAVVPGSDDTTTGAGGGSE; this is encoded by the coding sequence ATGGCAACGACGGAGCGGCTGGAACGACTCATCACCGACGAACGCGGGAGCTGCTGCGACGGCGACGTCGACGCCCGGATCCGGGAACTGGACGCGGTCCGCGAGCGGGCGACCCTCGACCGGACACCGACCGACACCGCCGTCTTCGACGCGCTCTCGACGGAGACGCGGCTCGACATCGTGCGGCTGCTCGACGCCGCCGAGGACGAACTCTGCGTCTGCGAGCTCGAACCGCTCGTCGACGTCAGCGACAGCGCGGTGAGCCACGCGCTATCGACGCTGACCGACGCCGGGCTCGTCGCCCGCCGGAAGGAGGGGCGCTGGCGCTACTACCGGACGACCGACCGCGCCGAGGCGCTGCTCGCGGCGGTCGTTCCCGGGTCCGACGACACAACCACCGGGGCTGGGGGTGGCTCCGAATGA
- a CDS encoding low molecular weight phosphatase family protein → MTTLGFVCVQNAGRSQMATAFAERERDRRGLDWEIVTGGTLPADHVHDEVVDAMADVGIDLSDRTPREVDDDELESCDVVATMGCSTLSLDTTVDVRDWDLTDPDGRSPDEVADIRDEVERRVVALFDELEGS, encoded by the coding sequence ATGACGACCCTCGGCTTCGTCTGCGTGCAGAACGCCGGCCGCAGCCAGATGGCGACCGCGTTCGCAGAGCGCGAGCGGGACCGTCGCGGCCTCGACTGGGAGATCGTCACCGGCGGCACGCTCCCCGCCGACCACGTCCACGACGAGGTCGTCGACGCGATGGCCGACGTGGGCATCGACCTCTCGGACCGCACGCCCCGCGAGGTGGACGACGACGAGCTCGAATCCTGCGACGTGGTCGCGACGATGGGCTGTTCGACGCTCTCGCTCGACACCACGGTCGACGTGCGCGACTGGGACCTCACCGACCCCGACGGGAGGTCCCCCGACGAGGTCGCCGACATCCGGGACGAGGTCGAGCGACGGGTCGTGGCGCTGTTCGACGAACTCGAGGGGAGCTGA
- a CDS encoding AIR synthase family protein gives MTDRGKIDRSFFDEVIYPNLGADREDVALGPRHGVDFGVLDVGGQAVVAATDPVSLLPGLGWERAAEFALGVVLADVAVSGVPPSHLAVSFSLPPELRDDEFATVWGTMADELDDLGTTVLTGHTARYAGCSFPWVGGATVLGVGDHDDVIRPDGARPGDHLLVTHGPAVEATALFAALFPEAIDLPDDLLARQAERLPSTEHVRDALLAAASGPVTAMHDATECGLAGALVELAGGAGVRIDVESAATPVTDEAAAICEYFDMEPWAATTSGSLLVAVRPEGVDAVVEALGSRGTPVADAGRISAGEGVYVDGERIEHPAEDPAWRVWAELSGPE, from the coding sequence ATGACAGACCGCGGGAAGATAGACCGCTCGTTCTTCGACGAGGTGATCTACCCGAACCTCGGGGCCGACCGGGAGGACGTGGCGCTCGGCCCCCGACACGGCGTCGACTTCGGCGTCCTCGACGTGGGCGGGCAGGCCGTCGTCGCGGCGACCGACCCCGTCTCCCTTCTGCCGGGTCTCGGCTGGGAACGCGCCGCGGAGTTCGCGCTCGGCGTCGTCCTCGCCGACGTGGCCGTCTCCGGGGTTCCACCGAGCCACCTCGCCGTCTCGTTCTCGCTCCCGCCCGAGCTGCGCGACGACGAGTTCGCGACCGTCTGGGGGACGATGGCGGACGAACTCGACGACCTCGGGACCACGGTGCTGACGGGACACACCGCCAGGTACGCCGGCTGCTCGTTCCCCTGGGTCGGCGGCGCGACGGTCCTCGGCGTCGGCGACCACGACGACGTGATCCGCCCGGACGGCGCACGACCCGGCGACCACCTGCTCGTCACCCACGGGCCCGCGGTGGAGGCGACGGCGCTGTTCGCCGCGCTGTTCCCCGAGGCGATCGACCTCCCGGACGACCTGCTCGCCCGGCAGGCCGAGCGCCTGCCCTCGACCGAGCACGTCCGCGACGCGCTCCTGGCGGCGGCGAGCGGCCCCGTCACCGCGATGCACGACGCGACCGAGTGCGGGCTGGCCGGCGCGCTCGTCGAACTCGCCGGGGGCGCGGGCGTCCGCATCGACGTGGAGTCGGCGGCGACGCCCGTCACGGACGAGGCCGCTGCCATCTGCGAGTACTTCGACATGGAGCCGTGGGCGGCGACGACCAGCGGGAGCCTGCTCGTCGCGGTCCGGCCCGAGGGTGTCGACGCCGTCGTCGAGGCGCTCGGATCACGCGGCACGCCCGTCGCCGACGCCGGCCGCATCAGCGCGGGCGAGGGCGTCTACGTCGACGGCGAGCGGATCGAACATCCAGCGGAGGACCCCGCCTGGCGCGTCTGGGCCGAGCTGTCCGGCCCGGAGTGA
- a CDS encoding ATP-binding protein, whose product MSGAVRLPEEFSALTTGVTLHDAETGTVLDGNDALERLYGYSVSELREMEISDYTAPSTKFTQSEALRRIRAAAGGDPQSFDWQVERANNTIIWVAVELTDIEIDGVQCVLAEIRDITEYKTRERRLRLLNRVVRHNLRNETTVLMGYADRLKDAIESERLEEEIQTVLDIAEEIGSLSSSIQEFEEIADPNGTTRSRTSMNEVVREHVVAKQEEHPAADVRLDERDAVWVLADDGIDYAVDHAIENAIVHNDHEHPSVEVTVRKDPESDRGEIRVIDDGPPIPEIEIEVLDASETKTDTYHGSGLGLWVMQWCIDSLGGELVFEGNEPRGNVVRILLPLDDGVR is encoded by the coding sequence ATGAGCGGGGCAGTTCGTCTTCCCGAGGAGTTCAGTGCACTGACGACCGGCGTGACCCTCCACGACGCCGAGACGGGAACGGTCCTCGACGGCAACGACGCACTGGAGCGGCTGTACGGGTACTCCGTGTCCGAGCTCCGGGAGATGGAGATCTCGGACTACACGGCCCCGTCGACGAAGTTCACCCAGTCCGAGGCGCTCCGACGGATCCGTGCAGCGGCCGGCGGCGACCCGCAGTCGTTCGACTGGCAGGTCGAACGGGCGAACAACACGATCATCTGGGTGGCAGTCGAGCTCACCGACATCGAGATCGACGGCGTCCAGTGCGTCCTCGCCGAGATCCGCGACATCACCGAGTACAAGACACGGGAGCGGCGGCTCCGGCTGCTCAACCGCGTCGTCCGGCACAACCTCCGGAACGAGACGACGGTCCTCATGGGCTACGCCGACCGGCTCAAGGACGCCATCGAGTCGGAGCGACTCGAGGAGGAGATACAGACCGTCCTCGATATCGCGGAGGAGATCGGCTCGCTGAGTAGCTCCATCCAGGAGTTCGAGGAGATCGCCGACCCCAACGGGACGACCCGCTCGCGCACGTCGATGAACGAGGTCGTCCGCGAGCACGTCGTCGCGAAGCAGGAGGAGCACCCGGCCGCCGACGTCCGGCTCGACGAACGCGACGCCGTCTGGGTGCTGGCGGACGACGGCATCGACTACGCCGTCGACCACGCCATCGAGAACGCCATCGTGCACAACGACCACGAGCACCCGTCGGTCGAGGTGACCGTGCGGAAGGACCCCGAGAGCGACCGTGGGGAGATACGGGTCATCGACGACGGGCCGCCCATCCCCGAGATCGAGATCGAGGTCCTCGACGCCTCGGAGACGAAGACGGACACGTACCACGGCTCGGGACTGGGGCTCTGGGTGATGCAGTGGTGCATCGACTCGCTCGGCGGCGAGCTGGTCTTCGAGGGGAACGAGCCGCGCGGGAACGTCGTCCGGATACTGCTCCCCCTCGACGACGGTGTGCGGTGA
- a CDS encoding mechanosensitive ion channel family protein — translation MLPDAISLLLQGAPPEFWPSQLANDWAFVVRLGWGVLAFALVTLFGWYLLDPAVSRIVTARNRNNPTLEEAVSRYLRLSVVVVGFLVGALITGYGAFLQSSALIVAAATLALGVAGQTVIGSLVSGMVLVLDPEFNVGDYIEWEGGEGTVRSITLRVTRVQTPDGGLVTLPNTKLTSQPVTRPYGYNRIRIVEHVGIAYEDDVDDALALLEEAARNVDGVVEGPSPTAYVDEFSGDAVVLRSEFWVTTPERRTLFRIRSNYARRVKQQLDGADITIAPPSKRELLGRIDVESPEGADAADSYS, via the coding sequence ATGCTTCCGGACGCGATATCGCTACTGCTCCAGGGCGCACCGCCGGAGTTCTGGCCGTCGCAGCTCGCGAACGACTGGGCGTTCGTGGTGCGGCTCGGCTGGGGCGTGCTGGCCTTTGCGCTCGTGACTCTCTTCGGCTGGTACCTCCTCGACCCGGCGGTGAGCCGCATCGTCACGGCACGGAACCGCAACAACCCGACGCTCGAGGAGGCCGTGTCGCGGTACCTCCGGCTGTCGGTCGTCGTCGTCGGCTTCCTCGTCGGCGCACTCATCACGGGCTACGGCGCGTTCCTGCAGTCGTCGGCGCTCATCGTCGCCGCCGCGACGCTGGCGCTCGGCGTGGCGGGCCAGACGGTCATCGGCTCGCTGGTCAGCGGGATGGTGCTCGTGCTGGACCCCGAGTTCAACGTCGGCGACTACATCGAGTGGGAGGGTGGCGAGGGGACGGTGCGCTCGATCACGCTCCGGGTGACGCGGGTGCAGACGCCCGACGGCGGGCTGGTGACGCTGCCGAACACGAAGCTGACGAGCCAGCCGGTCACCCGGCCGTACGGCTACAACCGGATCCGGATCGTCGAACACGTCGGCATCGCCTACGAGGACGACGTGGACGACGCGCTGGCACTGCTGGAGGAGGCCGCGCGCAACGTCGACGGGGTGGTCGAGGGGCCGAGCCCGACGGCGTACGTCGACGAGTTCTCGGGCGACGCGGTCGTCCTGCGGAGCGAGTTCTGGGTGACCACACCGGAGCGGCGGACCCTCTTTCGCATCCGGTCGAACTACGCCCGGCGGGTGAAACAGCAACTCGACGGGGCGGACATCACCATCGCGCCGCCGTCGAAGCGGGAGCTGCTGGGGCGTATCGACGTCGAATCGCCGGAGGGCGCTGACGCTGCCGATAGTTATTCGTAG
- a CDS encoding thiamine-phosphate synthase family protein, translated as MPVVLPSEIVVERFLPTARAMLVDDLADRGLTQREIADHLGVTQAAVSKYRSGEVAVEERFSGDARMVATVERIGAGLAAGEMDHYEALSELLALVEEFEDRGPICAVHEDVMPALRGMGCDLCVRGPDSDVLDERAVLDNVREAVRRLGGAPAVVDHVPNVGTNVAMALPDADEVGDVAAIPGRLHAIQGRLNVPGNPEFGASQHVAGLVLAATAVDSELRGAVNLRTSEELLAAARAAGYEPLEFDAGYEDRGERLRERFAEDGVPRVAYHDGDYGVEPILYVLGADAADAVSLAVSLCEAAGE; from the coding sequence ATGCCAGTGGTGCTGCCGAGCGAGATCGTCGTCGAGCGGTTCCTGCCGACGGCGCGGGCGATGCTCGTCGACGACCTCGCCGACAGGGGGCTGACACAGCGGGAGATCGCCGACCACCTGGGGGTCACGCAGGCAGCGGTGAGCAAGTACCGGAGCGGCGAGGTGGCCGTCGAGGAGCGGTTCAGCGGGGACGCCCGCATGGTCGCGACCGTCGAGCGCATCGGCGCGGGACTCGCTGCGGGGGAGATGGACCACTACGAGGCGCTCTCCGAACTCCTGGCGCTCGTCGAGGAGTTCGAGGACCGGGGGCCGATCTGTGCGGTCCACGAGGACGTGATGCCGGCACTCCGCGGGATGGGCTGTGACCTCTGCGTGCGGGGGCCGGACAGCGACGTGCTCGACGAGCGGGCGGTGCTCGACAACGTGCGCGAGGCGGTCCGGCGACTGGGGGGTGCGCCGGCCGTCGTCGACCACGTACCGAACGTCGGGACGAACGTCGCGATGGCGCTGCCCGACGCCGACGAGGTGGGTGACGTGGCCGCGATACCGGGGCGACTCCACGCCATCCAGGGCCGGCTCAACGTCCCCGGGAACCCGGAGTTCGGGGCGTCCCAGCACGTCGCCGGGCTGGTGCTCGCGGCGACCGCGGTCGACAGCGAACTGCGCGGTGCGGTGAACCTGCGGACCTCCGAGGAACTGCTCGCGGCGGCGCGAGCGGCGGGCTACGAGCCACTCGAGTTCGACGCGGGGTACGAGGACCGCGGCGAACGGCTCCGCGAGCGGTTCGCCGAGGACGGTGTTCCGAGGGTCGCCTACCACGACGGCGACTACGGCGTCGAACCCATCCTGTACGTGCTCGGTGCGGACGCGGCCGATGCCGTCTCGCTCGCCGTCTCGCTCTGCGAGGCTGCCGGCGAGTAG